The DNA region TGGTTACCGTCTTTAAACCTAGCTGCTTCGGCTAGAGCCACTTTTGTCTTGGCCTCTAATGCCTGGATGGTTCGGTGCGTGGCTCGTCTAGGGTTCGTGATTCGTTTCACTAGAGGTCGGCATAAAGATGGATACGCTGTGTGAGAGCATATGTTGATCATGCGCGATTCCGCGACTTGACCAGCCATGAGAAAGATCAATACGGCGGCGGATGCCGCGACAGCCACGAAACGCAGCTGGAATGTGTCGCGGCCCGCcattttatttgagtttttctttattttttattttagtttgttaGAGAAGAATTAGCACTAGGTAATTTTTCAATGCTGGAGGTAACGTTGTTATAtatagagaagtttttttttttttatggttatgAAATTGTTGGCGGTGCGTGTTTTGCGTTATCTCGTTTTATTTTGGTAGTGTAATGCAATCTGAGGTTTGTCTTGTTTTTAGGAGATTatcttcttaatcttttttAAGCATATGAAGATAGTAGGTGTTTGACTGACACATAAGTAAGTATATTAATATTGATTTGTATACGAactaatgtaaatatatataggaacAAGAAAACAGGAAAAGTGTAAAACCAAATGTGTTCATAATCATTCCTTTTAAAGACAACAGCAGGAAAAAGTTCTAAAATGGCATTAgattcaaaagttcaaaaccatGGAtcaggaaacaaaaaatttactcaAGAGTTCAAACTAGAAATGCTCAGCGAATACAAATGAGAAACAGAAATCAATGGCCGAAAATTTTAGATTAGCAATTATTTCATTCAATTTGAACAAGATGCTGATGCATGTACCGGAACTTGCAGACGTCATCGCAGAAATCATCTGCACCGCTGTGATTGCTCTTCATCCGAAGAATCCTTATCACCATTCGTTTCAAAACTCTCGCATATCTCACAAGCGACTCGAGCGTGTTCATCTTCTGTTCTGCGTTCAGTGGAGATCTTACTGTGATAGTAACCTTCTCCAAACACGGTATTGCAAATCCTGTCTCAAGCTGCAAAGAGAAAGGAGGTTAACATTATTGGTAAGACTCTGGCTTCATATGGAACgtttctgatgaagaagagagtttattttaccttttttaggcTGTTCTTTTGGCAAAGCGCAGCGAACATTGCTCCATGGATGTCGAATGTTTGAAGCTTGGGATGGTTATTGAAGAACTCGACAAAATCAATCTCAGGAAATGGTTGAAGGGACTCATTGCCTGTGAATTCAACCTTCATAAAGAGATGCTTCACGTCTCTTGCTTGCTGCAGCATTATGCATAACGCATCCCAACACCATTGTATACCCCGAATCGACAAGTCCTCAAGCGACGAAAGGTTATGAAAATCTACCATGTAAACTCTCCCTGTTAACCAATCAGAGACAAAGTAAGACAAATGACATCTGCAGATGGTAATAGAAGGAACCAAACAAGTAGTAGGCTCATAAATGTTTACCAGCAATATTGGAGATGGATAGGGTCTTTAAGAATCTGGTTTCAGGGACACGGATAAAGCTACAGCCTTGAACATCAAGGGACAGTAACCTCGGACTAGTGAGGACTAGCACGCTGTTACCTGGTCCATAGAAATCCAGCTTACAATGCTCCAAGTATGGCAGATCGATCGATATGGACTTAACTCCCTCACAAGCTAGCAGAAGCAAGTTACTCAGATTCGGGCAAGCACGGAGAGCATGACACAGAGTGGCATCATCAGTTCTTGCTCCAACTATTTCGAGGCAGCGAAGGTTTGGGAACATATCCCACTTGGGAGGGCTCATCATCAAAACACCCCAAAGCCTTAAAGTCTCCAGATTCTTAGCCACACCAACGCAGTCAAGCTTCAAAGGACCCTCTACAATAGCGTCTTCGCTAGCGAGATTATCCATTCTCAGCTCCAATAGCTTAAGAGACGAACCCACATGGGCCATCCAAGAAGCTAGACCATTGCTAGAGAATGGGCTGTAGACCACAAGCTCCTCAAGACGACGGAAAGAGGAAATCATCTTGCGAACGATGGTGTCAGATTCATCAGTCTTGGAGATGGTgtcagaatcatcatcatcatcatcatcagtcttGGAGATGATGCTATCGAAAGAATTCCGGAGGAATGTAATTTTCTGAACAGAGTCTGTAGACTCTTTCCATCGGTTGGAGACGCAGTTGCAAGCAGCCACATCTTTTGCAGCGGTCATGTTGGAAAGAATGTATTGAAGGAGCGCATCAGGAAGAGagtccatttctttttttttttttttgttggctgaGACAATTCATCGAACACTTGGTGGGTCAGTTAAGGAACAAAActaataatagtataaaattaCACATCTTCAATGCAATTAAATGGGGCATCATCATAAATCCATGAATATCGAAATGACAAAGCTTGTCTATGAATacacaaaaattttaatgtCTAGATCTTAACTTGAAAGAGCAATCGATAAATcccccaaaaataaattatagtagAGATCTGAAAATGGCAAGCTCATATGATAAATCCTATATCAAATACCCCAAATACAAGACAGAATCAAACAAGAACCCTAGAATGACCACATTTTCCCAGGAACAAATTAGCTACAAATGTTACAATCGatagacaaagaagaagaagaagaagaagaagagagtgaaaccCACATTGCAAAACTATCTACAAATCCACAGatcttttcaagaaaaaatcaatttacaGATTATAGATCCCGGGAGAAAAAGGGTTTTGGAAGAGAAAccataaagcaaaaaaaaaaaaaaaaaaaaaaaaaaaaaaaaaaaaaaaaaaaaaaaaaaaaaaaaaaaaaaaaaaaaacacaaaagagaagaTGCGAAGAAAGCAAATGAGATGATTAAAGGGCGAGAGAGTTTTAGTTTCTTACTGAATGAATCTGTAAATCTGGGTTGGGACGACCTAGAACAATTATGTGAGAGAGAGCAAGCACTGAGAGAGAGAGCACTGAAATCTCAAATCTGGGGAGAAGTAGGGAAGAGAAGGGGAATTTTTGGGTtatttgaaagagagagagagagagagtggcgCGTGAAGAGAGACGGAATGGCGGAgtgtttcaaattttgaaaaaagaggagagagagagatctcactttctcttttcaaattttacaaaacaattccccagctttttttttttttttaaaccttatttttttatatttttatttgtttttctttatttaatttcaacTAGTAGTGTCGTGACTAGTGAgtgtatttcattttttttttaatacaaggCATATATGTATGACACAGTAGATTTTAGGTTTATGAAGAAGCTTGGCAAAATATAAACTTGAAGATATTATGAAGTAAAATTTAggaaactaattaataataaaaaaaaaaattattattgatttttttttttttttgtatattgtgtAGGTAAGAAAGTGGGTTACAGataaaaagagattttttttttctttgtaaaaacatatctatattttattaaattatactatACTATTTAAAGGGTATGTAAAGATTACAAAAGAAGCACACCTAATATATACTGGAATCCAATTTATGCCATATtgctcttttaatttattattttattaattgcatatatatatatatatatatatatatatatatttacttgctTTTTTAGATGATGctttttttggtatgattttttgttttctactttcCTTGTAATAAAATATCTGAAGTATACAAAAACcatttattgtcaaaaaaaaaaaaagacacaaatcatttattgtcaaaaaaaaaacacaaatcatttCTCTCTTAAAAAATGGAACATTCAtgatatacttttaaaaaataataataataaacagtTAATGATATAAGTGAACTAAGTGATTTAATTAACTGATATGtgcaattttttatatttattaaaaatataacttcTAATTATCCGcgttttaaaaaacaaaaaaaaactaattatctACGCTTTTCAAACTTGATTACCCGcatctttttaaataaatgaataccAGCGTGTATTTGAACACAATtaacttatatttaaatatgattttaaactgtaaaaaaatacatagaaaCTTTTTGTATCAAAGATTTCAAAAATAGATAAACATCGCCATACCTAATGAGTAAACAATTTTgacaaaaagtatatattacaTCAGCtctcattaaaagaaaatctCCCAAATTggctctttattttttttgttatccatATGTCAAAAATATACCGGATGGAatgactaatatatatatgttgtaagaTCATGTTTTACTTTTCTCACACCACACCACCTTTTTTCACTATTAGCTTTCTTCTGCTCAAAAGTTGGTTGAGCCAAcctcctcttttgttttcttcttcctcaagacaAAATCACCTGagttttttttcatatactCACTCGATCTTGCAATGAAAAAGCAGTCAAGAGCGAACGATGTGGATCACCAGCAGCAGCAGAACCTCGACCCTGAGAACCCTCATCAATCTTCTCGATTCTTCGGTCAGAGCTGTTCCTCTGCTCTGTCGCGTCTCTTTAGTCTCCGATGTCTCATTGTTTTGGTCGTAAGCTTAGCGATTCTTCTTCCTACGATCTTCTGCCTATTCCCCAGTCGATCTCATACACTAGCTCCGCCCCTGTCTCAACCCCATGCTAATGATACAATCAACTACAATGGTAAGTGTCTTTCAACAAAAAGTTTAATACTTTACCAGATTTTAAGAGGACCCTAATTGATTTATAGTTTCAGAATTTTCAGTTTATACTATCCTCAAAATTTTCTGAGATCTATAAAGGTGGAGACTTTAATAAGTACATAAACTGTCTCTGGTTCTAGTAGTGAGTCTTGAAAGATCTCATATGACACACTTTATatctaaacatttttcttttgcttctttgttttaAACCAGCTGCTTCAGTACAAGCTTGCTTCAAACTTCGAAAACCAGTGTCTGAGGTTATCTCCCTAAAAGGAAGACTAGAGGATGATATCTTTCGGAGCATACGTCTTTCGAACGACACCAAGGTTATAAGAacattttcttacaaaacttATGCAATGTAGTGTTTTTGATTTCTGCTTTTATTAAGAGGGCTAATATCTAGTTACTGTTGAACAGGTGACTGTTCTGTCTCTGCGTCAGTCATGTTCATGTAAGTATACAGATGTGGAGTTTGCAGTTGTACCTGTCTCTGCTGGCTATGAAATAAGCACACAGTCGTTAAATTCACTGCGATCTTCTTTCGTTAACCTGCTTGAACAAAGATCGAAGCTGAATCTGACCACAACAAGTTTTGGGAAGCCAATTTCTTTTCAGGTTTTGAAATTTCCTGGGGGAATCTCTGTAGATCCCAGTGGATCTATACCTGTACCTTTCATTGGATATGTAGGGAATCTTCTTAATTTTACACTCGATAGATCAATATCCCAGATACTACGAGATAACAAGGCTCGAAAACTAAGTGGTAAACTTGCGGTTACGTTGTGTTTGGAGCCACAGGAGAGTATTTATTTCCGACTCACAAATATACAAGGATCTACAGTATCTCCACCGGTAATTGTTCAGGTTTATCTTGTCATAACCATAAGAGACAACCTTCAGCAGAGATTGGACCATTTTGCACACATCACTCAAACAATCAGTCAAACATCTAGTGCTAATAATCTCGGTCTAGACAACACAGTTTTTGGTGAAGTCAAACGTATTACTATCTCAACAAACCTGGAAGGCGAAATTCTTGATCCTGCGTCGGTGATGGCACCAACACCAACTCCAGCTTGCTACCCTTCTCTGTGTTGAAGTCTTTATATGAAGCTTTCTTATTGAAGTTGCCAAAGCAGTTTCTCCTTTAATCTTGATTCTTCTGGCAAAGGACGTGTCAGTGTTTCTTCTTAGTCGTTTATGACTGAATCTAGTTAGCTTTAGAACTAATGGTCTCATCAAGGTTGTATGAAACATAAGTTCTTTATTCTAATGAGATGCAGCTTGAGTTTACTTGTTACTTCTTTGaattaattgctttaaacaatctATCAAATTTAATACAACAGGGGATTTCAGATTCTGCATATATTGAGTTTTTATAGCCTCCCTGTATATGGTCGGTTATTCACAATTAGAAAATCGCCATTTTCTTTGAATTGATTAAGCTCTTCCTCTAGCTTCTTAATTACTTCATCTTTCTCTGCGAGCGTCTCTAGCAATGATCTATTCTCTTTACTAAGAGCCTGAAACTGGCTGATGATTCTATCTATCTGCACTTCAATGGCTTCATCACTAAGCTCAAACGCAGTCTCCACAACCCTCAAAACCCGCCACAAACTCACCACCACGATGAACCCGGTCCCTTTCTTCTCAAGAAGCACCTGAAGAATCAGAGAAACAATCGCAAGTGCGCCATCCATTACACAGCCAGGTTGCATGAAGAACGATTTCCCCATAGCAACAGCCAGAGACATGGATTTAACGGCAAGAATGCTCAAAATCGCGGTTCCTCCCCAACGGAACCATTCATTCTCGGTCTGAGCTTTCTTGACTGATGTGCAGgagagcagagaagaagataattCGAGGGAAGTTAAGATGATGTCGAGAGAAAgcaagaagatggtgaaaagGTGAATTTGGTATGACTCTAGGAACTCTGATAAAGTGATTCTCCATTGTTGTTTGATGGAGATGAGtacttcttgttgttgttctttcgGAGAGAGGAGGCAGATTTGTCGCCATTTTTGCCGTCTGCACCAACTCCTTATTAGGTTTTGGATGGAGAATTCGACATTTTCAACTGTTCCGGTGCTAGTAGAATTCATGGAGGATGAAAAGATTTGGGAAGTTGTTGGTAGATGGGTGATAGATATTATTATGAGCTTTAAAGGAAGGCAACCAAATTTTAATGGGTTTAAGAAAGTagttattttttggaaagatgacttGAAAGGCAAGTAATCTTGAGATATGACGCAAgcttgtgttttttatttatctctctTTTAGGAATTAGGAACGACGATAGAAAAAGTCGAATTTAGTCTGGTGGTTTGATATAACTTTATTATTTCTTAGGTAAAGAAACACTTGCTAAATCTGAAAGACTATCCCATTGACACAATTTCAAAATACATttcaagtaaaagaaaaattcattaATTCTGTTTAAGATTTTGCTAGTGCTTGTTTTACACACATCAAAATACTGCAAATTACGTTAAGTTCTATTACAAGATTGTTCCTTCTTTGACGAGAATAGTGCATAGATCTTTGTTTAGACTTTAGACATATCAAAATACTGCAAAATAACGTAAAGTTTATTTATACAAGACTATTCCTTCTTTGACCCCCCCCCNNNNNNNNNNNNNNNNNNNNNNNNNNNNNNNNNNNNNNNNNNNNNNNNNNNNNNNNNNNNNNNNNNNNNNNNNNNNNNNNNNNNNNNNNNNNNNNNNNNNNNNNNNNNNNNNNNNNNNNNNNNNNNNNNNNNNNNNNNNNNNNNNNNNNNNNNNNNNNNNNNNNNNNNNNNNNNNNNNNNNNNNNNNNNNNNNNNNNNNNNNNNNNNNNNNNNNNNNNNNNNNNNNNNNNNNNNNNNNNNNNNNNNNNNNNNNNNNNNNNNNNNNNNNNNNNNNNNNNNNNNNNNNNNNNNNNNNNNNNNNNNNNNNNNNNNNNNNNNNNNNNNNNNNNNNNNNNNNNNNNNNNNNNNNNNNNNNNNNNNNNNNNNNNNNNNNNNNNNNNNNNNNNNNNNNNNNNNNNNNNNNNNNNNNNNNNNNNNNNNNNNNNNNNNNNNNNNNNNNNNNNNNNNNNNNNNNNNNNNNNNNNNNNNNNNNNNNNNNNNNNNNNNNNNNNNNNNNNNNNNNNNNNNNNNNNNNNAATgttgagatatttgattatttattatttttcaactttGACCCTCTTTTTTAGACTTCAAATTCGTCTTTGCATTGACTATGATAGTGGCGGATCCAGGGAGGGGAGAAAAGTAAGATGGGgcacaaaattatatttattgtacaaaaaattgagttttaaCTGTCCTCTTAGTATTGAGCACTTTTCCAAATGGGCCAAGAAACTAACATTGTTAGTTCATTGCATAAACAACTTTTATAAATGTgtatggggcacgtgccccacctacTATAAACTAAGTTCAAGTCGGCGGCATTGCTAATTCGATTTTGCTATTATAAACTCATCTCGAAACTGCTTTCAAATAAAAACTCATAAATTCTTACATCTACGGTTTCAACTGATTGCAAAAGCGTGAGGAATCTTTAAAACCTTCCAAAGAGAGATTAGAATCCATGGCAGGTGCAAGTGGAGTGCGAAGGATCAAGCTAGGAAGCCAAGGTCTTGAAGTTTCGGCTCAAGGTCTTGGTTGTATGGGACTTTCCATCTTCGACGGAACTACCAAGGTGGAGACAGATCTCATTGCTCTCATTCACCACGCTATTACTTCCGGTATCACGCTCCTCGACACATCTGACATCTACGGTCCCGATGCCAACGAGTTGCTCCTTGGTCAGGTTCTGACTTCGAGATTTTCCATCTTTTTCCACACACTCTATTGAGATGCCTAGGGTCTAGggtttttgaaattgttttgttatgtgATGTTATCAGGCTTTGAAAGATGGGAGGATGAGGGAGAAAGTGGAACTGGCAACCAAGTTTGGGATTCTCTATGAATATGAGAAATGGGGTTACAGGGGAGATCCAGCCTATGTGAGGGCTGCGTGTGAAGCGAGCTTAAGGCGTTTAGGAGTTAGCTGCATCGATCTCTATTATCAGCATAGGATCGATACCACTGTCCCCATTGAAGTCACTGTtagcttcttttcttttcttcgcaatctttcttctttcttgaatcCATGAGCTGATTTTTATGCTGTTGTCTCCCTTTCAACAATTCAAAGATTGGAGAACTAAAGAAGCTAGTTGAAGAGGGTAAGATAAAGTACATTGGTTTGTCTGAAGCCTCTGCCTCTACTATAAGGAGAGCCCATGCTGTTCACCCGCTAACTGCGGTACAATTAGAATGGTCTTTGTGGTCGAGAGATGTTGAAGAAGATATAATTCCTACTTGCAGGTGCAGAACCTTCAGCAAACATTTCTCTTCCTTGATATAACTTTAATATCCCCATCTTGTATTGTTCATTCTTGGCTTTACTTTTTCCAGGGAGCTGGGTATTGGAATTGTAGCTTACAGTCCTCTGGGACGGGGCTTCTTTGCTGCAGGGCCTAAGTTCATTGAGAATATGGACAATGGTGACTACAGAAAGGCAAGTCCATGGGTTCATCACATCGTTACATGAATGGTCACTGTCCCATATAAGCGAAATGAGTATCATCTCGGTATGTTTTGCTCTGTTCCAGGGTTTACCAAGATTCCAGCAAGAGAACTTAGACCACAACAAGATTCTCTATGAAAAGGTCAATGCTATGGCAGAAAAGAAAAGCTGCACGCCTGCGCAATTAGCTTTGGCATGGGTTCATCACCAAGGAAATGATGTCTGCCCAATTCCCCGAACCTCCAAGATCAAAAACCTTAATCAGAACATAGGAGCTTTATCTATAGAACTCACTATCGAAGAGATGGCCGAGCTTGAAGCCATGGGACACCCAGGTTCTGtgaaaggagaaagatcagacACTAATATAGTTACCTATAAGAATTCTGAAACT from Camelina sativa cultivar DH55 chromosome 3, Cs, whole genome shotgun sequence includes:
- the LOC104769375 gene encoding uncharacterized protein LOC104769375, whose translation is MAGRDTFQLRFVAVAASAAVLIFLMAGQVAESRMINICSHTAYPSLCRPLVKRITNPRRATHRTIQALEAKTKVALAEAARFKDGNQAISTCYGTFSDAIFNLASARKSIRKRDVVGTNTYLTAAVSDYGACVDGFIETGQVNAVQNVAVDLRKISSNCLTLSTLIS
- the LOC104769385 gene encoding F-box protein At1g10780, with amino-acid sequence MDSLPDALLQYILSNMTAAKDVAACNCVSNRWKESTDSVQKITFLRNSFDSIISKTDDDDDDDSDTISKTDESDTIVRKMISSFRRLEELVVYSPFSSNGLASWMAHVGSSLKLLELRMDNLASEDAIVEGPLKLDCVGVAKNLETLRLWGVLMMSPPKWDMFPNLRCLEIVGARTDDATLCHALRACPNLSNLLLLACEGVKSISIDLPYLEHCKLDFYGPGNSVLVLTSPRLLSLDVQGCSFIRVPETRFLKTLSISNIAGRVYMVDFHNLSSLEDLSIRGIQWCWDALCIMLQQARDVKHLFMKVEFTGNESLQPFPEIDFVEFFNNHPKLQTFDIHGAMFAALCQKNSLKKLETGFAIPCLEKVTITVRSPLNAEQKMNTLESLVRYARVLKRMVIRILRMKSNHSGADDFCDDVCKFRYMHQHLVQIE
- the LOC104769403 gene encoding uncharacterized protein LOC104769403; this translates as MKKQSRANDVDHQQQQNLDPENPHQSSRFFGQSCSSALSRLFSLRCLIVLVVSLAILLPTIFCLFPSRSHTLAPPLSQPHANDTINYNVTVEQVTVLSLRQSCSCKYTDVEFAVVPVSAGYEISTQSLNSLRSSFVNLLEQRSKLNLTTTSFGKPISFQVLKFPGGISVDPSGSIPVPFIGYVGNLLNFTLDRSISQILRDNKARKLSGKLAVTLCLEPQESIYFRLTNIQGSTVSPPVIVQVYLVITIRDNLQQRLDHFAHITQTISQTSSANNLGLDNTVFGEVKRITISTNLEGEILDPASVMAPTPTPACYPSLC
- the LOC104769394 gene encoding uncharacterized protein LOC104769394 — encoded protein: MNSTSTGTVENVEFSIQNLIRSWCRRQKWRQICLLSPKEQQQEVLISIKQQWRITLSEFLESYQIHLFTIFLLSLDIILTSLELSSSLLSCTSVKKAQTENEWFRWGGTAILSILAVKSMSLAVAMGKSFFMQPGCVMDGALAIVSLILQVLLEKKGTGFIVVVSLWRVLRVVETAFELSDEAIEVQIDRIISQFQALSKENRSLLETLAEKDEVIKKLEEELNQFKENGDFLIVNNRPYTGRL
- the LOC104769410 gene encoding probable aldo-keto reductase 1, coding for MAGASGVRRIKLGSQGLEVSAQGLGCMGLSIFDGTTKVETDLIALIHHAITSGITLLDTSDIYGPDANELLLGQALKDGRMREKVELATKFGILYEYEKWGYRGDPAYVRAACEASLRRLGVSCIDLYYQHRIDTTVPIEVTIGELKKLVEEGKIKYIGLSEASASTIRRAHAVHPLTAVQLEWSLWSRDVEEDIIPTCRELGIGIVAYSPLGRGFFAAGPKFIENMDNGDYRKGLPRFQQENLDHNKILYEKVNAMAEKKSCTPAQLALAWVHHQGNDVCPIPRTSKIKNLNQNIGALSIELTIEEMAELEAMGHPGSVKGERSDTNIVTYKNSETPPLSSWTA